A single Amphiura filiformis chromosome 19, Afil_fr2py, whole genome shotgun sequence DNA region contains:
- the LOC140141661 gene encoding uncharacterized protein — MAGLHSYFFLFAVNVAAILVIATCTVEDVFDLVLLRKSSSAAGIDEFNLLTERQFGFLPNSSTTDALLTAILDWHNAIEARKDVVVALFDLAKAFDKVPHRLLLQKLLAYLVNCCHGLILTLQTGTRDTIFVADSENDQIWAAPLDTLEFEALPLQTINTPVGVDFDPVEYKLYWADLTGFETSGTIRRAKLDGTEEEVVGISRHPERLSIDVANRHVYWTDSGDDTIYRANLNRTGEKQIIVQDGHDQPRAIVVDSAGDRLFWTDWGANPKIERSKLDGSERTILVNSSLVHPNGLALDLEGNIMYWCDAGLDTIERVDLDGANRITLFAAPGQNIHPFDIGIYGEYLYWADWSIREVVRLSIYGEQIARGVGSSVFDRATALHIFKDAVDECASNPCYNEGMCIDEIDYYQCNCTGTGYQGDRCQIDDDECTTGTDNCHANAACTNTDGSFACICNTGYSGDGVREVLKCVNDVLYTSVESYAMSPHPQ; from the exons CTTGTACTGTTGAGGATGTATTTGATCTCGTCCTTCTCCGGAAATCTTCCTCTGCTGCTGGTATTGATG AATTCAATCTGCTCACTGAGAGACAATTTGGATTCCTTCCAAATTCATCTACCACAGATGCCCTTCTTACAGCCATCTTAGACTGGCACAATGCCATTGAAGCCCGCAAAGATGTTGTGGTTGCCCTTTTCGATCTGGCGAAAGCCTTCGATaaagtgccacacagacttttgcTTCAAAAACTTTTGGCATATCTGGTCAACTGCTGTCATGGGTTAATTCTTACCTTACAGACAGGTACCA GAGATACAATTTTTGTGGCCGACAGCGAAAATGATCAAATATGGGCAGCGCCTCTCGACACGCTCGAGTTTGAAGCACTCCCGCTTCAAACTATTAATACACCAGTAGGTGTCGATTTTGATCCTGTCGAATATAAATTGTATTGGGCAGATCTTACAGGTTTTGAAACCAGTGGTACCATTAGAAGGGCCAAACTCGATGGCACTGAAGAAGAAGTTGTTGGTATTTCAAGAC ATCCTGAGCGTCTATCCATCGATGTGGCAAACAGACACGTATATTGGACAGATTCCGGGGACGACACAATATATAGGGCCAATTTGAATAGGACTGGAGAAAAACAAATCATTGTGCAGGATGGTCATGATCAACCGAGAGCAATTGTGGTGGATTCTGCTGGGGA CCGATTGTTCTGGACCGACTGGGGAGCCAATCCAAAGATAGAGAGATCGAAACTTGATGGAAGCGAGAGGACGATTCTGGTCAATTCTAGTCTTGTCCATCCAAATGGATTGGCGCTGGACCTTGAAG GGAACATAATGTATTGGTGTGATGCTGGTCTTGATACCATTGAAAGAGTAGACTTGGATGGGGCAAATAGGATAACGCTCTTCGCAGCGCCGGGACAGAACATTCACCCTTTCGATATTGGTATATATGGCGAATACCTGTATTGGGCGGATTGGTCTATTCGAGAGGTAGTAAGACTGAGCATATATGGTGAACAAATTGCAAGAGGGGTAGGATCGTCAGTGTTTGACAGAGCAACGGCCTTACACATATTCAAAG aTGCAGTTGATGAATGCGCTAGCAACCCATGTTACAACGAAGGAATGTGCATTGATGAAATAGACTATTACCAATGCAACTGCACCGGGACTGGGTATCAAGGAGACAGATGCCAAATAG ACGATGATGAATGTACAACGGGTACCGATAACTGtcacgcaaatgctgcttgcaccaataccgatggttccttcGCGTGTATATGTAACACCGgatacagtggagatgga gtccgagaagtactAAAGTGTGTTAATGATGTTCTATATACGTCAGTGGAGAGTTATGCTATGTCACCGCATCCGCAGTAG